A window of the Cyanobacteria bacterium FACHB-DQ100 genome harbors these coding sequences:
- the upp gene encoding uracil phosphoribosyltransferase, with protein sequence MAANLTLIEHPLIQHKLSLMRRESTSTAKFRSLMTELSLLLAYEVTRDLPLRYETIQTPMAEMEAPVLAPDKKLVVVSIMRAGQGILDGILQLIPSARVGHVGIYREPNSLVPIEYYFKVPDDTEERDMLVVDPMMATGNSAIAAVDRLKQTNPRSIKFLCILAAPEGITHFQEQHPDVPIFAAAIDQGLDEHGYIIPGLGDAGDRLFGTK encoded by the coding sequence ATGGCTGCAAACCTCACCCTCATCGAGCATCCTTTGATTCAGCACAAACTCAGTTTGATGCGGCGAGAATCAACCAGTACAGCAAAGTTCCGATCGCTGATGACCGAACTGAGTCTGTTACTCGCCTATGAAGTCACGCGGGATCTACCCTTGCGCTACGAAACCATTCAAACTCCGATGGCAGAAATGGAGGCTCCAGTTTTAGCCCCAGACAAAAAGCTCGTTGTTGTATCAATTATGCGTGCCGGGCAAGGCATCCTTGATGGAATCTTGCAGTTGATTCCCTCTGCTAGAGTTGGTCACGTGGGTATTTACCGGGAACCCAATTCGCTAGTGCCGATCGAATACTATTTCAAAGTCCCGGACGATACTGAAGAGCGCGATATGCTCGTCGTTGATCCGATGATGGCAACGGGTAATTCTGCGATTGCGGCAGTCGATCGTCTCAAGCAAACGAATCCGCGATCGATTAAGTTCCTCTGTATTCTGGCGGCTCCTGAAGGCATTACTCATTTTCAAGAGCAGCATCCAGACGTGCCGATCTTTGCAGCCGCGATCGATCAGGGATTAGATGAGCACGGGTATATTATTCCGGGATTAGGAGATGCGGGCGATCGTTTATTCGGTACAAAGTGA
- a CDS encoding integrase, which yields MDIDKSIARVNEQLKASRVGVSIERRGGRLWLRGTFPPKPESGQTKSHRQKISLGVRATPAGLEQAKKKARLLGAQLDSEQFNWAQWCDSRSEHSEGPLIGEILERFETEYWNNRERNSQSETTWKTDYLRVFNKLPKDALLNSEILKEVILTTQPNSRQRKRVFEKLVSLAEFAGIEVAFSEKLKGSYSPKHVNPRFLPTDEIIQTTRDAIENEAWRWVFSAIATWGLRPHEVFHLDLAKFPVAQVLSPTKTGERFAYPLYPEWAEVWKLDDIKLPKFQKEHNNAKLGNKICKEFNERDIPFRAYDLRHSYARRCFEFSIPPDWAAHLMGHSLKVHMETYRAWIDWETYQRAYEALIARSDRPRPPKINGKQQEFPEVP from the coding sequence ATGGATATTGACAAGTCAATTGCTCGAGTAAATGAACAGTTAAAAGCTTCTAGGGTAGGAGTATCAATCGAGCGTCGGGGTGGGCGACTCTGGCTAAGAGGAACATTCCCCCCTAAGCCCGAATCCGGCCAAACTAAATCTCATCGACAAAAAATTTCTCTAGGAGTTCGTGCTACGCCAGCAGGTTTAGAGCAGGCAAAGAAAAAAGCACGATTACTGGGTGCTCAGTTAGATTCCGAGCAATTTAACTGGGCACAATGGTGTGATTCTAGGTCAGAACACAGTGAAGGTCCATTAATTGGAGAGATACTTGAGCGATTTGAAACTGAGTACTGGAACAATCGGGAGCGTAACTCCCAATCTGAAACTACTTGGAAGACTGATTACCTCAGAGTTTTTAATAAATTGCCCAAAGATGCTCTCTTAAATTCGGAAATTCTGAAAGAGGTTATCCTTACCACCCAGCCTAACTCCAGACAACGGAAACGAGTTTTTGAAAAATTGGTTAGTCTTGCTGAATTTGCTGGAATAGAAGTGGCTTTCTCCGAAAAATTGAAGGGATCCTACTCTCCGAAACACGTTAATCCGCGTTTCTTGCCAACTGATGAGATCATCCAAACGACGAGAGACGCAATCGAGAATGAAGCATGGCGTTGGGTTTTCAGTGCCATCGCAACGTGGGGATTGCGCCCTCATGAAGTATTCCACCTCGATTTAGCGAAATTTCCAGTAGCTCAGGTGCTTAGCCCAACGAAAACGGGAGAGCGATTTGCATATCCGTTGTACCCTGAATGGGCAGAAGTTTGGAAACTGGACGACATTAAGTTACCCAAGTTTCAGAAGGAACACAATAATGCAAAACTGGGAAACAAAATTTGCAAAGAGTTCAACGAACGTGACATACCCTTCAGGGCTTATGATCTCCGGCACAGTTATGCCCGTCGATGTTTTGAGTTTTCAATCCCACCAGATTGGGCTGCACATCTGATGGGTCATAGCTTGAAGGTTCATATGGAGACCTACAGAGCTTGGATTGACTGGGAGACTTACCAGAGGGCGTATGAGGCTTTAATCGCTAGAAGTGATCGACCCCGCCCTCCAAAGATTAACGGTAAGCAGCAGGAATTCCCCGAAGTTCCATGA